CGAGCATTCTACCACTGAACCACCGATGCTTGCTTCTTTGGTCTACAGCACACTAATAAAAGACAACGCActtatttattttcctttttttcgatttcttgGTATTGTGTTCTTTTCATTACCTATACATATGCGTAGTATGCGTAGTACACACTTTGTGATTATTTGTAGGATAGATTCAATGCGGCACATCTGGCCGGATTGAATGGTTGCTATCTAACAAAGGTACGGTGATTTGATCTAATCAGGGCTACCAAATAATCCACAGGTGTTTTTTTCGTTTCTTAACAGATGAATATAAAAGCCGCTTCGGCGAAAGTCTTACTTAGATCGTGGAATAGAATCCAACATGACTGGATTTATTTTAGTTACCTGCATTGCATCAATACTGGCTTATTCAGTGGTTGCACTGCCGATTGCGGAAAAGGAAACACGTATTGCTGGTGGCCAAGAGGCGACCGTGAACCAGTTCCCTTATCAGGCTGCCCTTCTAACACCGCTAGGCATTTACTTCTGTGGAGGCGCGATACTGAACCGGGAATGGATTGCCACAGCGGCATCTTGTGTCATAGGATTGACCAATCAGGATCTGATTGTTTTTGTAGGTAGCAATCGATTGAGCACGGGAGGTTCAACAAGCCGCGTACGAAGGATTGTGACTCACCCTCATTTTAGGGTGGATATTCATGCTAATGACATAGCTGTTCTGAATGTTAATGATAGATTCTCGTTTAATGAGTCTGTTCAACCAATAACAATCAGACAAGAAATAGTTGAACCCGATACAGAGGCAACCGTGTCCGGTTTCGGTCGTTTTACGGTAATACAACATTTGCGTTTAGTAActctaaattaaaacaaaattaaactaaATGGGTGTACAAATGTTTCAGATTTCCGATAACACAACGCCGGATCCACTACGCTTCATCGAGGTTGAGGTGATGCATCAGGACGAGTGTCGTGCTGCATTCGATGAGTCCTACACGGAATGGTTACCAGATAACATTATTTGCACTAGCGGCTCAGAAAATCAAGGAACTTGTCTCGGAGATAGCGGGAGTCCGTTAGTAGACAGCAACAACCAGCTGATAGGAATCGTATCGTGGGGTCTTCCCTGCGGTCAAGATTCGCCTGCTGTCTATGCGAGAGTGTCCAATCATAGAGCTTGGATTCTAGTGAACACTATGATATAACGAATGGGTCTGTTTAGGTATGAGATTCGCTGAAACTAAATTGACTAGCTAGATTTTTACGTACTATTTATGATCAATACA
This genomic window from Malaya genurostris strain Urasoe2022 chromosome 1, Malgen_1.1, whole genome shotgun sequence contains:
- the LOC131440390 gene encoding chymotrypsin-1-like yields the protein MTGFILVTCIASILAYSVVALPIAEKETRIAGGQEATVNQFPYQAALLTPLGIYFCGGAILNREWIATAASCVIGLTNQDLIVFVGSNRLSTGGSTSRVRRIVTHPHFRVDIHANDIAVLNVNDRFSFNESVQPITIRQEIVEPDTEATVSGFGRFTISDNTTPDPLRFIEVEVMHQDECRAAFDESYTEWLPDNIICTSGSENQGTCLGDSGSPLVDSNNQLIGIVSWGLPCGQDSPAVYARVSNHRAWILVNTMI